In Microvirga lotononidis, a single genomic region encodes these proteins:
- a CDS encoding ABC transporter ATP-binding protein, whose protein sequence is MMQPALRINGVSHTFGTRTALDRVSLTVPAGSFTALLGLNGAGKTTLFSLVTRLYDSTSGQIEVFGFDVRREAPAALSRLGIVFQARTLDLDLTVRQSLLYHAALHGIGRRQAGVRAAEVLEKFTLVDRIDDKVRNLSGGQMRRLEIARALIHNPALLLLDEPTVGLDVEARQDLIGEVRRLVAEGRGILWATHLLDEIQMSDRLVVLHKGRVLSEGSVQEVLAQAGSPDLQVAFISLVNASGTKAAGQEAAE, encoded by the coding sequence ATGATGCAGCCCGCACTCCGTATCAATGGCGTGAGCCACACCTTTGGCACACGGACCGCGCTCGATCGCGTGAGCCTGACGGTACCTGCCGGCTCGTTCACCGCCCTGCTGGGCTTGAACGGCGCCGGCAAGACGACCCTTTTCTCGCTCGTGACACGCCTCTACGACAGCACGTCCGGTCAGATCGAGGTTTTCGGCTTCGACGTCCGGCGGGAGGCACCCGCAGCCCTGTCCCGGCTCGGGATCGTGTTTCAAGCGCGTACCCTCGACCTCGACCTGACCGTCCGACAGAGCTTGCTCTACCACGCCGCGTTGCACGGCATTGGTCGGAGACAAGCAGGCGTGCGGGCTGCCGAAGTCCTGGAGAAGTTCACGCTTGTCGACCGCATCGACGACAAGGTCCGCAACCTCTCCGGCGGGCAGATGCGTCGGCTTGAGATCGCCCGCGCGCTGATCCACAATCCGGCGCTCCTCCTTCTCGACGAGCCGACGGTTGGCCTTGACGTCGAAGCGCGCCAGGATCTCATCGGGGAGGTGCGACGCCTCGTGGCCGAAGGACGGGGCATACTCTGGGCGACACATTTGCTGGACGAGATCCAGATGTCCGACCGCCTCGTCGTGCTCCACAAGGGGCGCGTCCTCTCAGAAGGATCCGTGCAGGAGGTGCTGGCCCAGGCAGGCAGCCCCGATCTGCAAGTGGCCTTCATCAGCCTCGTTAACGCCTCCGGAACGAAAGCTGCCGGGCAGGAGGCCGCCGAATGA
- a CDS encoding ABC transporter permease has translation MTGRERTSALSPSGYATCFAGIVWREALRFFSQRGRFLSALVRPLVWLFIFAAGLRSVLGVSIIPPYETYVLYEVYVTPGLVAMIQLFNGLQSSLSMVYDREVGAMRILLVSPYPRWFLLLSKLAAGVFTSILQVYAFLFVAYLWEVEAPVMGYFTLLPTLVVTGLMLGAMGLLLSSLFRQLENFASVMNFVIFPMFFASSALYPLWRIQESSPLLYELCRLNPFTYAVEAIRFALYGQFDMTSLAIVTGVAVAFLIMSLFAYNPSKGLIARRGAPAMAD, from the coding sequence ATGACTGGCCGGGAAAGGACAAGCGCACTTTCACCGAGCGGCTACGCAACCTGCTTCGCCGGGATTGTGTGGCGGGAGGCCCTGAGGTTCTTCAGCCAGAGAGGGCGCTTCCTCTCGGCGCTGGTCCGGCCTCTCGTCTGGCTGTTCATTTTCGCGGCCGGACTTCGGTCGGTGCTCGGCGTCTCGATCATCCCGCCTTACGAGACATACGTGCTGTATGAGGTCTACGTAACGCCCGGCCTCGTCGCGATGATCCAGCTCTTCAACGGGCTGCAATCCTCGCTTTCGATGGTCTATGACCGCGAGGTCGGCGCCATGCGGATCCTACTGGTCAGCCCCTATCCGCGCTGGTTCCTACTCCTCTCGAAGCTCGCTGCCGGCGTCTTCACCTCCATTCTGCAAGTCTATGCCTTCCTCTTCGTCGCGTATCTGTGGGAGGTCGAGGCTCCCGTCATGGGATATTTTACGCTCTTGCCGACCCTGGTGGTGACTGGCCTGATGCTGGGAGCCATGGGGCTCCTTCTCTCCTCCCTTTTCCGGCAGCTCGAGAACTTCGCCAGCGTCATGAACTTCGTGATATTCCCAATGTTCTTCGCCTCCTCGGCGCTCTACCCGCTTTGGCGCATCCAGGAGTCGAGCCCGCTCCTCTACGAGCTGTGCCGGCTCAACCCATTCACTTATGCGGTTGAGGCGATCCGCTTCGCGCTTTACGGGCAATTCGACATGACCTCATTGGCGATCGTCACGGGTGTCGCCGTTGCCTTCCTCATCATGTCGCTGTTTGCGTATAATCCTTCCAAAGGCCTCATAGCCCGGCGCGGGGCGCCGGCCATGGCCGACTAG
- a CDS encoding substrate-binding domain-containing protein, with translation MKIHVSDAAADLIAAAGISLAAFLTTLSPAAAQPADLVSRTALRVCADPANMPFSNEAGEGFENKIAELLAADLRLPLEYTWFPQVTGFVRNTLGAKRCDLVMGYVAAGEVIQNTNPYYKSAWSLIYPKGGSLDGVASLNDDRLKDKRLGIVAGAPPATIMATNGLMAHARPYALMVDRRYESPAEEMLRDIKAGEIDAGILWGPIAGYYVRKSGMPLAVAPLLNEAKSVPMTYRITLGLRHGETEWKHRLNDFLDAHRAEIQSILLQYGVPLLDEQDKPIASP, from the coding sequence ATGAAGATTCATGTCTCGGACGCGGCGGCTGATCTGATCGCGGCAGCCGGCATCTCGCTGGCTGCTTTCCTCACAACGTTGAGCCCGGCTGCCGCACAGCCGGCGGATCTCGTGTCGAGGACGGCTTTGCGCGTTTGCGCGGATCCGGCCAACATGCCCTTCTCGAACGAGGCCGGCGAGGGGTTCGAAAACAAGATTGCCGAGCTTCTCGCCGCCGACCTCAGGCTTCCGCTCGAATACACATGGTTTCCGCAGGTGACGGGCTTCGTGCGTAACACCCTGGGCGCCAAGCGCTGCGATCTCGTGATGGGCTACGTGGCTGCGGGCGAGGTCATCCAGAACACCAATCCGTACTACAAGTCCGCCTGGTCATTGATCTATCCGAAGGGCGGAAGCTTGGACGGCGTCGCGTCGCTGAACGATGACCGCCTCAAGGACAAGCGCCTCGGCATCGTCGCGGGAGCTCCTCCGGCCACGATCATGGCGACGAACGGGCTGATGGCGCATGCGCGCCCCTACGCCCTGATGGTAGACCGTCGCTACGAGTCACCGGCCGAGGAAATGCTCCGTGACATCAAGGCAGGCGAGATCGACGCAGGAATCCTATGGGGGCCGATCGCGGGGTACTATGTCAGGAAGTCCGGCATGCCCCTCGCAGTCGCCCCTCTCCTGAACGAGGCCAAGTCAGTTCCGATGACATACAGAATCACGCTCGGCCTGCGGCACGGTGAGACCGAATGGAAGCATCGCCTCAACGATTTTCTCGACGCCCATCGGGCGGAGATCCAGTCCATTCTCCTGCAATACGGAGTGCCTTTGCTCGATGAGCAGGACAAACCTATCGCCAGTCCCTAG
- a CDS encoding ABC transporter substrate-binding protein: MAVMPLARHGMAQTSEPLKVGSLKFGTVNWLLDTIAANKIDTREGVRIERLELASNQALTVALQAGSVDMIVSDWLWAMRQRAEGDGLRFRPYSNALGALMVPRDKGIASLADLKGKRLGVAGSALDKSWLLLRAYSRNKLHADLADSAEPVYGAPPLLSEQLRLGRLDGVLTFWNFAARLDAAGYHPLVDMIDVLTELGVTPSPPLVGFVWREALLSTKPEQVAGFFRAVSGANQILKTDDAAWERLRPAMGIGSDAEFERLKEYFRAGIPTPWGTAETQSAERLFGILSELGGPELVGPRTRFDSSLFWVPKA; the protein is encoded by the coding sequence ATGGCTGTCATGCCGTTGGCGCGGCACGGAATGGCTCAGACCTCGGAACCCCTCAAGGTCGGTTCGCTCAAGTTCGGGACCGTTAACTGGCTCCTCGACACCATTGCCGCGAACAAGATCGACACCAGGGAAGGGGTGAGGATCGAGCGACTTGAGCTCGCCTCCAATCAGGCTTTGACAGTTGCTCTCCAGGCCGGCTCCGTCGACATGATCGTCAGCGACTGGCTCTGGGCGATGCGCCAGCGTGCCGAGGGCGACGGCCTCCGTTTCCGGCCGTACTCGAACGCCTTGGGCGCGCTGATGGTGCCCAGGGACAAGGGGATCGCGTCTCTCGCGGACCTCAAGGGAAAGCGCCTCGGGGTGGCCGGCAGCGCGCTCGACAAGAGCTGGCTCCTGCTGCGGGCCTACTCCCGGAACAAACTCCATGCCGATCTCGCGGATAGCGCCGAGCCGGTCTATGGCGCTCCGCCGCTTTTGTCCGAGCAACTGAGGCTCGGACGCCTCGATGGCGTGCTGACGTTCTGGAATTTCGCGGCCCGTCTCGATGCAGCAGGTTATCATCCCCTGGTCGACATGATCGATGTCCTGACAGAGTTGGGAGTGACACCTTCGCCTCCACTGGTCGGGTTCGTCTGGCGTGAGGCGCTCTTGAGCACCAAACCGGAGCAGGTGGCAGGGTTCTTCCGCGCCGTATCCGGCGCGAACCAGATCCTCAAGACCGATGACGCCGCGTGGGAGCGGCTCAGGCCTGCCATGGGCATCGGATCCGATGCCGAGTTCGAACGGTTGAAGGAGTACTTCAGGGCAGGCATCCCGACACCATGGGGGACGGCCGAGACCCAATCCGCGGAGCGACTGTTCGG
- a CDS encoding c-type cytochrome, methanol metabolism-related has product MFSPLTLHSEETAKKGEDGKYMTAEGTPTYNVGSDGTVDWYTYSGYRRYHADCHTCHGPDGQGSSYAPALAHSLKTMTYEQFMDVVVNGRQKVGVAENQVMPSFAQNVNVMCYIDDLYIYLKARADDAVPRGRPAKREDKPKQATQNEDSCLGRGG; this is encoded by the coding sequence ATGTTCTCACCACTCACTCTTCACTCCGAGGAGACGGCAAAGAAGGGTGAGGATGGCAAGTACATGACCGCCGAAGGCACGCCGACCTATAATGTGGGGTCGGACGGCACCGTGGACTGGTATACCTACAGCGGCTACCGGCGCTATCATGCCGATTGCCACACCTGCCATGGCCCGGATGGGCAAGGAAGCAGCTATGCGCCGGCACTGGCGCACTCGCTCAAGACCATGACCTACGAGCAGTTCATGGACGTAGTGGTCAATGGACGCCAGAAGGTCGGCGTCGCAGAGAACCAAGTCATGCCGTCATTCGCCCAGAACGTGAATGTCATGTGCTACATCGACGACCTCTACATCTACCTGAAAGCGCGGGCGGACGATGCCGTCCCTCGTGGACGCCCGGCGAAGCGGGAAGACAAACCCAAACAGGCGACCCAAAATGAAGATTCATGTCTCGGACGCGGCGGCTGA